A region from the Ignavibacteria bacterium genome encodes:
- a CDS encoding T9SS type A sorting domain-containing protein produces the protein MYFVCQNISENKIRANVLRELPAEFSLSQNFPNPFNPTTTIRFEIPVGAIHELPLQTTLKIYNVLGQEVATLLNNETMEEGEHEVQFDANKLSSGIYYYRIIVKGIETEETFSSVRKMVLMK, from the coding sequence ATTTACTTCGTTTGCCAAAATATCAGTGAAAACAAAATTCGAGCGAATGTTCTTCGGGAACTTCCCGCTGAATTTTCACTTTCGCAAAACTTTCCCAATCCGTTTAATCCGACGACAACGATTCGATTTGAAATTCCCGTAGGGGCAATTCATGAATTGCCCTTACAAACAACGTTGAAAATCTACAACGTTCTCGGTCAAGAAGTAGCAACGCTTTTAAACAATGAAACGATGGAAGAAGGAGAACACGAAGTGCAATTTGATGCGAATAAACTATCGAGCGGAATTTATTACTACCGCATAATCGTGAAAGGAATCGAAACCGAAGAAACATTTTCTTCCGTGAGGAAAATGGTATTAATGAAATAG
- a CDS encoding uracil phosphoribosyltransferase, whose amino-acid sequence MKNFKLIDHPVIKRDLTTLRNKKTPSSLFRPTLRRISIILAFEAARDLKLKEFNVQTPLEKTTGYDLKDTIVLVPVLRAGLGIIGGFLDVFSNARVGHIGLARNEKTLEPMDYYFKIPQRIKGSVVFLLDPMLATGGSGSAAIKFLKQRGAETVRYVCLVAAPEGVKRILKDHSDVIIYSAALDRELNNKGYILPGLGDAGDRVFGTNE is encoded by the coding sequence ATGAAGAACTTCAAACTCATTGACCATCCCGTCATCAAACGCGATTTAACAACGTTGCGCAACAAAAAAACACCAAGCAGTTTGTTTCGACCAACATTGCGGCGCATTTCCATCATCCTTGCATTTGAAGCCGCGCGCGATTTGAAACTGAAAGAATTCAACGTGCAAACTCCGCTCGAAAAGACAACAGGATACGATTTGAAAGATACTATCGTCCTCGTTCCTGTTCTTCGCGCTGGGCTCGGAATCATTGGCGGATTTCTCGATGTGTTTTCCAATGCACGTGTTGGTCATATCGGACTTGCGCGCAATGAAAAAACTCTTGAGCCAATGGATTATTACTTTAAAATTCCACAACGTATCAAAGGAAGCGTCGTGTTTCTTTTGGACCCGATGCTTGCAACTGGGGGAAGCGGAAGCGCGGCAATAAAATTTTTGAAACAACGCGGAGCAGAAACAGTTCGATACGTTTGTCTTGTCGCTGCGCCTGAAGGAGTGAAACGCATTCTCAAAGACCACAGCGATGTCATTATTTATTCCGCCGCGCTCGATAGGGAATTGAACAACAAAGGTTACATCCTTCCTGGGCTTGGCGATGCGGGCGATAGAGTATTCGGAACGAATGAATAA
- a CDS encoding response regulator has translation MVAEDTSATIRLFVQFYITFFTKTMLRAVIIDDERSGRTVLRQMLERFCKNVEVVATADSASAGKEVILQYEPNVVFLDIEMPVKNGFEMLKELRQKNFSVVFVTAHFQYIYQAMDLPNVVDYLLKPIGLKELKNAVQKVEIGKYT, from the coding sequence ATGGTTGCAGAGGATACTTCTGCAACCATTCGTTTGTTTGTTCAATTCTACATTACGTTTTTTACAAAAACTATGTTACGTGCGGTGATAATAGATGACGAACGAAGCGGAAGAACTGTCCTCCGTCAAATGCTTGAACGTTTTTGCAAGAACGTTGAAGTTGTTGCAACTGCTGATAGCGCTTCTGCGGGAAAAGAAGTAATTCTGCAATATGAACCCAATGTCGTATTTCTCGATATCGAAATGCCGGTAAAGAATGGTTTTGAAATGTTGAAAGAACTACGACAAAAGAACTTCAGTGTCGTTTTTGTAACGGCGCATTTTCAATACATCTATCAAGCGATGGATTTACCAAATGTTGTGGATTATTTACTGAAACCCATTGGATTGAAGGAATTAAAAAATGCAGTGCAAAAAGTGGAAATAGGAAAGTACACATAA